The genomic stretch ATCTTGATTAGGCGTTGGTAGCAACCCCATAGCCATCAACCTCAACTCAATCTGCTCTGAATAACATTCATCACGGGCTGGCAACATTGGCATTCGGTAGTCTTGGTCTATGTCTTGTTGGTCTAAGTCGTTCATAAGCGTGTCTCACTATCTATACATTGAACTGTTATTTAGCCCAACTTATGAACGATATTCTGTGCCTTCAAATGGGTATATCGTGCCAACATTCTAAAGTCCTTATGCCCCGATATCAACGCTACTTCTGGAATGGCTAAACCGTGTTCAAATAATCGGCTGATAGCTTCGTGCCTCAAATCGTGGAACCGTAGATTTTTAATGCCTGCGCTTTTACATATCTTCCTAAATGCTGCACCGATACCGTGCTTGGTGATTGGAAATGGATGGTCATCATTATAGCCGTGTTGCTGCGACAACACCTGAACGGCTGTCGTGCTCAATGGAACATCACGGCTCGTTCCATTCTTGGTATCTGGCAAATGCGCTATGCGTTGGTGTAGCGATATGTTGGACCATTCCAAACTGGCTATTTCACCAATCCTCATTCCTGTCTGAATGGCGAACTCAATAATGTTGGGCATATGGATTGATAAGCTGTCCTTCGCGGCAATCATCAATCGTTCATACTCATCACCCATCAACCGTCTATCTCGTGCTGCTGGTATCTTAGGCTTACGAATATCATCCAACCAAACGCTATGGATTGGAATGGACCAATCAATCTTGGCTGTGCGTATAACAATACTGAATGTGTTTAGCTCGTGGCGAACGCTCTGCGGTCCTGTGGTGCGTAGTCGGTCATCTCGGTATCTTGCAAAATATCCACTGTTAAGTTCTGATAGTTTTAACTGCGTGATTGGGTGACGTAGGATTAAGTTTATGCGGTTGCGTTCGTGCCGATACGACTTCTTGATGGGTGATACTGCATCACGGTATCTGACCAATAAATCACCCAATGACAACTCATCCAAAATCCTGTGGTCATCACCATTCTGTAGTGCGTCTATGGTTGTCTCTTCTGAACGAACCCACCTCATCAAATCTGACTTCCTGGCAAAGCTTTTAACGCTGGATTTACAACCCTTGCGTCTCACGATTCCTTGCCATTTTTTACCGTGCCGCCTGACCGTAGCCACTGATTAAAACACCTTGGTGATTCAAAAGTGATTCAAAAATAGAAAAAAATCAAAAAAAATGCCAGCAAAATCCAGAAAAAATGGACCTATAAGTCATTGATATATAATGAGAAAAAAGCTGGAGCGGGCGAAGGGAATCGAACCCTCGTGTACAGCTTGGGAAGCTGTCGTTCTACCATTGAACTACGCCCGCTTTTTGTCTCTGGTGCTTTTATCCGATCTGGCCTGTCGCTTCAACAAAAAAACATGAAAGATATATTCTGTCTTATCATACTCGTATTACGCTATAAAAATGAATGCTATGGAAGAAGATGGTTGAGAGGTCTTTACGTTTTTTGTTTTATTGTGTAATAATTAGCTCAACTATTCAGAGTATTTTGGTGTGATAATGACGATATTACAATGGGATGATGCTTTTCTTCTTGGGGAGCCATCATTAGATCAGCAGCATAAAGTGCTCGTGCAATTGATAAATGAACTTTCCACGGCGATGGATACATCCGCGCAAGAGGGCCCTGACAGTGATTTTGTTTTGGCTGAACTGGCGTCACACCTTTATGCCCATATGGATTATGAAGAACAGCTTTTTGAAGATCGTGGGTTTAGCGAGTTGTTGAGCCATAAGCTTTTGCATGAAAAATACCGCCAGATTTTTCATGATCTTTATCTCGCCTTTAAAGATGAAGACCGCCCCGATAAAATACAAGTTTTGCAAAAAATGGTGGAATGGGTGGAAAACCATATTGCAAAAGAAGATGCCAAGTTTAAGCCGTATCTATCTTAAGGCGTTTTTATTCCATCGTATTTAGGCGCTTAAACAATTCTTCCTGCGACAGGATCGACTCATCAAATGGCGCAGAATTGTCATAATCGTCTTGGTTATCCTGACCTTCATGCGCTTTTTCAGGAAAGGCATCTGGATTGATCTGAACAAACAGGTCATGAAGTTCCTGTGAGAGGACGGACAGCCGTTGCACATTTTCGGCCTTGGGATTGAGAGGCTCACGATGTAAGCGATGGGCCATATCTAAGAGTTGAGAGCAGGGTTTGCGCGCATGGGCGTATGATGAGAGAGGCAGTTTTTCCTCTAACTCGGATGTCACGGCCTCAAGGCGCGTGATCATAGGCACGACTTCTTTATCGGGCTCACTATCATAAGCGCTGACCAGATGGTCTGAGAGATAACAGGCCTGATAGGCGAGGCGTTCTACCTGTTGCTCGTTGATCTTTCTCTTGGCGTCTTCAATCTCGTGTTTGATTTTATTGAGGTTACTGCCCGATGTAATATCTTGCAAAGGGTTGGGAACTTTAATGGTCGGGATGACTTGTGTACCGGGGCGCGGGCCGTCTTTTCGACGATCCGGTCCGATATAATCAACGGTGACAACAAAATCTTTGCGGTGTTTACTAAGATGAATGATGTGATCTGCAAATTTACCCGCGGTGATGGGTTTGGTTAAAATATCATCAACGCCCGCATCAACAAGTCTTTTAACCAATTCAACATCGGGCTGGTCTGCAAGAATGATGATGACTAAAAACGGGTTTGAGCCGATTTTACCATGGCGAATGTCATGCACCAACTGATAGAGATCGCCCCCTTCGATATGGGCATCACAGACGATAAGGTCTGCGCGGTCTGTTGTGACGCTATCAACAATCGTCTCAAGGCTGGCAGCTGGAATAATATCGTGAAAGCCTTTTTGATGTAGGACAGCAGACAAGGCCCGCCTTGTTTCAAGGCTGGGTTCGCCAAGTGCCATTCTGACATTTGTGAAGCTTAAATCTTTCACTTTTTTTACCTATTTCATCATGCACGGATAAAGAGAAAATCCGCTCTTGCCTTTTCTAATATAGGATCATACATCATTTCGGAAGGGACACTTCACATTTTTTTGAATTGGTCTTTTCTGTCTCTGGGGGTACATCTATAAGTATGGTAACGACCCGCATTAAAGGACAGGCTTGTGGATAGCACGCTTCAGTATCAAAAATTCGAACATCCCGATATTACGGCCAAGGGGGAAACCCGCGCGTTGGTGGGGCTTACCCATCTTCATACGCTTTGGTTTAATACGGGCAGTCTGTGTAATATCACCTGTCAGGGCTGTTATATGGAATCCAGTCCGAAAAATGATAGCCTTGCTTATATCACCTTGAGTGAGGTGGAAAGCTATCTGGATGAAATTGCGGACCATCACATGGATGTGCGTGAAATCGGTTTGACCGGGGGCGAGCCGTTTATGAACCCGGATATTATCCCTATTTTAACCGCGTGTCTGGAGCGTGGGTTTGAAGTACTGGTGCTGAGCAATGCCATGAAGCCCTTACATCAGAAAAAGGCTGAGCTTCTTGGCCTGAAAGAAACCTATGGGGATAAACTGGGCGTGCGGGTCTCTGTTGATCATTACCTAAAAGAGGACCATGAGTCTTTGCGTGGGCAAGGGTCATGGGACCCAATGATTGAAGGTTTATCATGGCTTGCGCAAAATGGTTTCAAACTCGCCATTGCCGGGCGCACGGTCTGGCATGAGGATGAAGCGAGTGAACGCGCAGGCTATGGTGAGATGTTTGTGCGGGAAAATATCCCTGTAGATGCACAAGACCCCATGGGGCTGGTTCTCTTTCCTGAAATGGATGAACAGGCAGAGGTGCCGGAAATTACCGTGGCCTGTTGGGATATTGTTGGGGTGCAGCCCGAGGCCATGATGTGTGCGACCTCACGTATGATCATCAAGCGCAAAGGCGCAGACCATCCCGTGGTCGTGCCCTGTACACTCTTGCCCTATGATGAAAAGTTTGAGATGGGGGCTGAGCTTTCAAAGGCAGATAAAGAAGTTAAGCTAAACCACCCCCATTGTGCCAAATTCTGCGTTTTAGGCGGCGGGTCCTGTTCCAAAGCCTAGTTTTTGTTATTTTGGCGTGAAATTCAATCGCACAACGTCTTGCACCAGATACATTATGCACACTGGTTACTCGCGCGCTTAAACAGGCCTTAAGGTCTGCGGAAAATAGCAGCAACTTCCACATGATCAGACCATGTAAACTGGTCCACAGGCATGATCTTTTCAAGCTCATAGCCACCATTAAGCAAGGCTGCTGCATCGCGCCCAAAGGTGGCGGGATTACATGAAATGGCGATGATCAGCTTGATATCACTTTCAGCCAAGGCTTCGGCTTGTTCGCGTGCGCCTGCGCGGGGCGGGTCAAAGAGAACCGCATCATATTTGGCAAGCTCTTTACCCATTAAAGGCTGGCGATCAAGGTCGCGCACCTCTGTTGTGATGCGCCCACCAATGCCTGCGCGCCCGGCAGAGAGTTCCAAGGCTTTAAGGGCAGCGCCATTGCTTTCAACGGCGTGGACGATGGATTTGGTTGCCAAGGCAAAGGTGAAGCTGCCACAGCCTGCATAAAGGTCAAGGACCTTTTTCTCCCCATTAAGCGCACTAAGGGCAAAATCCACAAGGGCTTGCTCGCCTTCTTTACTGGGTTGCAAAAACGGGGCTGGGGGAAGCTCAATAGAAGAACCGGAAAATTCGGTGGTCACAGCGCAGTGTTGTGCGATGGTATCAGGCTCACCCCGTCCATTTTCGCGCCATGAAACCCGCCCGACATTATGTTTTTCAACAAAAGCCATGAGATGTTCATGGGCTTTAAATTCAAGGCGACCGGGCAGGGAAAAGACGATATCACTGCTTTCAAGCGGGAAGTTGATGATAATATCACCGCGGCCTTCCTGTTTCATGATCTTGGGCAAAAGTTCACGCAATGGCGTAATCAGGGCATTCAGCTCAGGTGTGAGCAACAGGCAGTTTCCAATTTCTTCAATGCGATGGCTGGAACGGGCATTAAAGCCAAAGATGATTTTTTTACCTTTTTTCATCACCGCAAAAGAGGCACGTCTGCGCGCAGACGGTTTACCAAAAAAGGCCGGTTCCATTTCATGAATGATGCCACTGCGACGGATGATATCGATCACCTTGTGGGTTTTCCATTCGTGATAATAATGCTCATCCATATGTTGCAGGTTACAACCACCGCATTTGGTATAATGCGGGCAAGGTGCCTCAATGCGGTGGGTTGAGGGGGTGATGATTTCTTTCACCTCACCAATATAGGCATCTTGGCGCTTATCGGTAACGCGCACCTTCACCACATCGCCTTCAACCGTATAGGGCACAAAAAAATCATGGCCTGTATCATCACGGCCCAAGCCATCACCTTTTGCGCCAACGCTATAAATGGAAACTTCCATCAATTCTTTG from Candidatus Terasakiella magnetica encodes the following:
- a CDS encoding site-specific integrase, whose amino-acid sequence is MDDIRKPKIPAARDRRLMGDEYERLMIAAKDSLSIHMPNIIEFAIQTGMRIGEIASLEWSNISLHQRIAHLPDTKNGTSRDVPLSTTAVQVLSQQHGYNDDHPFPITKHGIGAAFRKICKSAGIKNLRFHDLRHEAISRLFEHGLAIPEVALISGHKDFRMLARYTHLKAQNIVHKLG
- a CDS encoding bacteriohemerythrin; amino-acid sequence: MTILQWDDAFLLGEPSLDQQHKVLVQLINELSTAMDTSAQEGPDSDFVLAELASHLYAHMDYEEQLFEDRGFSELLSHKLLHEKYRQIFHDLYLAFKDEDRPDKIQVLQKMVEWVENHIAKEDAKFKPYLS
- a CDS encoding response regulator, with product MKDLSFTNVRMALGEPSLETRRALSAVLHQKGFHDIIPAASLETIVDSVTTDRADLIVCDAHIEGGDLYQLVHDIRHGKIGSNPFLVIIILADQPDVELVKRLVDAGVDDILTKPITAGKFADHIIHLSKHRKDFVVTVDYIGPDRRKDGPRPGTQVIPTIKVPNPLQDITSGSNLNKIKHEIEDAKRKINEQQVERLAYQACYLSDHLVSAYDSEPDKEVVPMITRLEAVTSELEEKLPLSSYAHARKPCSQLLDMAHRLHREPLNPKAENVQRLSVLSQELHDLFVQINPDAFPEKAHEGQDNQDDYDNSAPFDESILSQEELFKRLNTME
- a CDS encoding radical SAM protein, translating into MDSTLQYQKFEHPDITAKGETRALVGLTHLHTLWFNTGSLCNITCQGCYMESSPKNDSLAYITLSEVESYLDEIADHHMDVREIGLTGGEPFMNPDIIPILTACLERGFEVLVLSNAMKPLHQKKAELLGLKETYGDKLGVRVSVDHYLKEDHESLRGQGSWDPMIEGLSWLAQNGFKLAIAGRTVWHEDEASERAGYGEMFVRENIPVDAQDPMGLVLFPEMDEQAEVPEITVACWDIVGVQPEAMMCATSRMIIKRKGADHPVVVPCTLLPYDEKFEMGAELSKADKEVKLNHPHCAKFCVLGGGSCSKA
- a CDS encoding class I SAM-dependent RNA methyltransferase, giving the protein MPRPFSTRRRSRPNTTKTKKPSLPKELMEVSIYSVGAKGDGLGRDDTGHDFFVPYTVEGDVVKVRVTDKRQDAYIGEVKEIITPSTHRIEAPCPHYTKCGGCNLQHMDEHYYHEWKTHKVIDIIRRSGIIHEMEPAFFGKPSARRRASFAVMKKGKKIIFGFNARSSHRIEEIGNCLLLTPELNALITPLRELLPKIMKQEGRGDIIINFPLESSDIVFSLPGRLEFKAHEHLMAFVEKHNVGRVSWRENGRGEPDTIAQHCAVTTEFSGSSIELPPAPFLQPSKEGEQALVDFALSALNGEKKVLDLYAGCGSFTFALATKSIVHAVESNGAALKALELSAGRAGIGGRITTEVRDLDRQPLMGKELAKYDAVLFDPPRAGAREQAEALAESDIKLIIAISCNPATFGRDAAALLNGGYELEKIMPVDQFTWSDHVEVAAIFRRP